The genomic region TTCAAATCAAATATTGTCTGAGCTACATAACTCCCATAAACATCAGGGCATAGTGAACGAACATCAATCAAAAGTGATTTTAgtattatttgtttttgCTCATTgccattttcttttaatttttttattatatattcacAACCACTTTTATgaaaacacaaaaaaaaaatatcattcaTTACTTTATTAAGATCtacttcaatttttttttcttcatccttttcatttttattcaaGATAAACCCTGGTAATATCCCATCTTTTAAATCATAATTATTACTAATTCCCTTttcattcatttttaaatcattattcCCATTTTCATTCGGAAAAAGTGAATTAACTTCACTTAAAGTTTTGGAATAATATAATGTATCAATGTTTGATGAAGGGATACTGTAATTAGTTGAGTAAGAACtcaattcttttaaatttccgaaattttttttaaaattaatatttgtcTGGATATccaattttaaattattaaaatttgtttCCTCAAAAAACATTGATCCCATTATctttgatttaaaaaaaaaaaaaaaaatgtattaaaagaaaaaaaaaatgataatttaaaggaaaactaaaatgaaaattaaatgaatacTAAACTGAAATAACAAAActaaaacatattttttatttttttaatatttcattaatatattttaaaaaccAATTTCACTTTTCAGAAAGTATATATGAAGTTATATtaaatacaatttttttttttttttcattagcACGATAATAAATTTGTTTTTGTAGATGTTAAGAAAaacattaatttatttatgataaatataaaggagaaaaaataaatgaaaaaaaaaaatcatgaTAATATACGTACTTTAAAAGTCTATATGTAATAAAGACAATATTTAAATgttactataaaaaaaataaaataaaataaaaaagttgtATATAATTCgcttttattataattacatTGATGCATttcatcatttattttttgcttcattaatttacaaaaagtaaaatgtatatatatatatatatgtgcttatattttttttatggcTGAAAAAAGAGTTGTGTAAAAACTGtaaatctattttttttttttttttcaaattgaCATGCAGTTTCATCTTTTTTGatgattaaaaaattattgccCTAGATATAAATCTGCTTATTTCATTGAtgaaacaatttttttttttgtatttttcataaaataaataattgtgtagattatataattaaatattaaaaatgttgACAACATTAACAACTGAACACAAGAAAAACAGAAGGAAACTAAATTTTATTCTcaaggttttttttttttttggtccttttttttttctcctttttaaattttaaataaaaagagataattatattatttaaaaaaaaaaaaaattgtattaatgatttttaaatatatcctTATTAATAAATCTTTAAGTCTATGTAACATTGTGttactttattattaaaCTTAAGAAATATCTTTATaggaaattaataatatattttaaaaaaaaaatataaatttattattttcatatttttttattttaatatattatttagaaATACAGTCTTCTTTTAttgtaatttctttttttttcaatttgtatataaaaaaaataggttCATActacttttttatataacaaaATGAAGATGCATGCTAAAatgttagaaaaaaaaaatcttacaTTCATGCTTTGAATTTAactcaaattttttttctttaattattgttcatatgtattaataaaatgaaatattatattcTTGTTTtcttacatttttttaagctattttacaaaattgcatacaaaaatgatttaaaaaaaaaaaataaaaattattattcaaacaaaaatttattatttttaaattgaaaaaattaaaactgaatatacttttttttcttttttttttttgttaaattaaaaaaaaaagatgcaAATATTTTTAGCATGTTGtccattaatttttaaataggtaaattttattaaactcttttttctttatttttatatgtaaactttctaaaaaattttatattcagttttcattaattaaaatGACGTTGCAGTTCAGCCTActctctttttcttttaaaggaataaaaagacttttaaaatatttttataaaaaaaaaaaaaatatgaaccatatttttaataatatatactttaattggaaaagaatatataatttaaagaaaaaaaaatttaataataggAGATAAGTTTTTCCAGTGAttacttaaaaattttagtatattattactaattttttttttctaatttttatatttttaataacaaaattttttttatagctTTACtagttttttttcttaaaattaatttcaaATGATTCATTGAGTATATTTCATTCATGTATaatgaataatatatatgcatatatgtTGGAGATTAATTACATCCTTTCATAGCTTATAAATAACGAAATTTCCTGCttcttgtaatttttttttttttcctaatatatatataaatagaaatGTTTAGAAAGAAACGCTTATTTAAGATAAATCTTCCTTTtacctttttttaaatatcatttttttaatttattatatatattttttaaaagtataaaaattttgattaataaaaaatatattttaatattttttcgtTATTACGATCCCTTGATTTTATCTTTAAtagaagtaaaaaaaaaatgtatgcAAAAATGCATTGCacactttaaaaaaattttaatcatAAACTGAAATAccaaaatattaaatatgttttattttatacattaaactatttataaaaatttcattagCATCAAATATAAACTTTAACtactattaaaataatagataattttttccaataaatttttttttttgttgatgAATAGTTTAATATATTGAATCGTTATTTAAGgtacaaataatttttttctcttcatttcttttttttttttcaatttttttcctttttttttttcaatttttttcctttttttttttcaatttttcttcttttttttttattttgtttcttttctttttttatataatttaccTATTcttgtttcttttttaaataaaagaagtaCCACCATTTTTACTAATGAGTGAAATATCGCATATTTTCGATATACATGCCATATGTGCTTGTTGTAAAGttgaaaacaaaaatgagaagaaaaaaaatgaagttttcaataataatacatttaGAGGAATTGGGAATAAGTGTGATTTGCCTTGGAAAAGTATCCCATTAGACATGAAATATTTTACTACAGTAACTACGTATGTTGATGAATCAAAATATGGaaaattgaaatataaaagagagaaatatttagaaaaaacaGCAAACGATACAaattatttagaaaatataatgcaatcatcaaataatttacaaaatGTTGTAGTTATGGGAAGAACTAGCTGGGAAAGCAttccaaaaaaatataagccATTAGATAATAGAATAAATGTTGTATTATCAAAAACactaaaaaaagaagacaTAAAAGAAGATGATGTTATTGTAATTAATAATGTGGATGATTTGCTTCTACtattaagaaaattaaaatattacaaaTGTTTTATTATTGGTGGTGCAATTGTATACAATGAATTTTTACaaagaaatttaataaaaaaaatttattttacaagAATAAATAGCACATATGAATGTGATGTTTTTTTTCCAGAAATTAAGGATACAGAATATGAAATTACATCTCTAAGCGATGTGTATAACTATAAAGGCGTAACATTAAACTTTGTAATTtataagagaaaaaaagaattattaaataatagaaacctcaatgaatataataaagaaacaGATAGATATTTTTTAGATATCCCAAATAATTGTTTCAATGGAAAGaatgattataaaaatatagatgatgaagatgattatgtatattttaattttattaatacaaaagaaaaaaaaaatttcgaaGCATGTGaagattttaaaatatataatagcTTGAAATATAAGTATCATCCTGAATatcaatatttaaatattgtaTATGATGTTATTACGAGTGGGAATAAGCAAAATGATAGAACTGGTGTAGGAATATTAAGTAAGTTTGGATACATGATGAAATTTGATTTAAGTCaatattttcctttattgACAACCAAAAAAGTGTTCATAAGAGGAATCATAGAAGAATTACTTTGGTTTATAAGAGGGGAAACTAATGGAAATACTTTGTTGAATAAAAACGTAAGAATATGGGAAGCTAATGGAACAAGGGAATTTCTAGataatagaaaattattCGATAGAGAAGTTAATGATTTGGGACCCATTTATGGTTTTCAATGGAGACATTTCGGTGCTGAATACACTAATATGCAtgataattatgaaaataaggGAATAgatcaattaaaaaatatcatcaatttaataaaaaatgagcCCACTAGTAGAAGAATTATTTTATGCGCATGGAATGTAAAAGATTTGGATCAAATGGCATTGCCACCTTGCCATATTTTATGTCAATTTTATGTCTTTGATGGAAAATTATCGTGCATTATGTATCAGAGGTCATGTGATTTGGGATTAGGAGTCCCTTTTAATATTGCATCATATtcaatttttacttatatgaTTGCTCAAGTGTGCAATTTACAACCTGCACAGTTCATACATATTTTGGGAAATGCACATGTATATAACAATCATGTAGATAgcttaaaaaaacaattaaacAGAATACCTTATCCTTTTCCAACTCTTAAATTAAATCCAGATATAAAGAATATTGAAGACTTTACGTGTTCCGATTTTACAATAGAAAATTATGTGCATCATGATAAAATTTCTATGGATATGGCCgcataaaaagaaaaaaaattaagaagcTTAAAAATaccttaaaatataaaattttagtaTATATCTGTAAGATTTACTTCTAAAAATACTTTCTCTAAATATACTTCTTTCTTAACacttaattatatatttattttccgTTAAAATATCTTTGAAAAATGAACTTGTgagaaattttataattccCTTTTATGTTGTTTCTATTaactttaaaatatttactttAATTATTACGATAAATGTTCCTAATTTTAGAggtatatttataatttaatacgAATAAAGTATATATAGCTTTTATCctttctttaaatatttttttttacttttactaaaatatatgtttatttacttatttttttttaaaactattTTTGTATAGgatcatttatataaatttaaatgaagaaaaaaatatatgtatttaaaaatataaagatacaaatgaaaaattattttaatgttttttttttttttttattgtgtaacaaaatttattgaacataaaatataaattataatgaaaaaaaaaaaaaaaaaagttttaatcGATATGCATATTtgtgaaataataaaaaaattttatagaatttaattttaatgcGGTTGTGCATacaaaaaaagtatataaaaaaaaaaaaaaagagatttaaaggaataattataaaataatataagatTATGAATAGTTATTACACATGTATAAAtatgtacatatataaatattttaattactaATTTTAGTTTAAATCtagttttttaaattcataatATCATCACTTTTCTCATCTTCAGGATAAAAGTATTCAtcctacaaaaaaaaaaaaaaaaaaaatgtataccATTGTACATATGAAgtacaatatatttttatagaataaaatatattgactttttatctaatttttcttttatttttttaaataaacaaaaatgtGATTACCATTTCTACTTGCTTATGAGCATTTAATTCACTTATGTGTTTTTCAATGTCTAACAATCTTGCagacatattttttattatttcattaatatcacctaaaaaaaaaaaataaataaaattattaaattataaaataaaattattaaaaaaaataaaataaatgacaAATAGCAtgcaatatatatatatgatttttaattgcaacaaaatattattttagcAGTTACATGATTGCTTTTTTTCAGCTAAATCAGTTAATGATGTGAAGGCAATTTTCAATTctctgaaaaaaataaaaaaaaacatagcaatgtataaatatataaagacaTATgtaagaattatttttatacttatGCTGCAAATCACAAATGTGTTTTAACAAGTTTAATTCATTTTgcatatatttgttttttttaagaaaatgcattttcatttttttttctttatgctCAGTAATTTCTTCATCTGTCTCtttgttaatattttttttaatttcttcttctttcatttttaaatcatcTAATTTTTCTTTGGCTTcttgaattaatttttgtttatcatttatatttgatGATTTggcatttttttcatttggtATATTAGATATTTTATTAGAATCATGTATATCCATTATAGCATGAGTAACAACTACACATCTAATATACAAAAGTAATATATATGGGACTTCTTTTATACTAGCTAATTGCAACCATTGCTGGATTTGtaatttcatttctttttctgaTGTATTAAAATTCATACCTCTATCCTTGCAAATTTCtattaatgtatttttttttaaattatcaacTCCTTCATAAATTAATTCTCTATCTTCTCTCTGTAATCTCAAAAAATGATGTCTTAGCTGTAAAACTACATGATAATGCATTCCATATGGCTTTAAACCTAGTAAATGACATATTGTTTGTaatgtttttaaattcatttgaTCTAATACGAAATcttctttaaaaatttttgctATCTTTAATGTATCTGCTACGCTTAAAAATggattaatatcttcttcatCCTTATTAATTAATTGCTGatgaaatttatttaaaattgtttttttcttatctGAATCTATATCAATGTTTTCGTTTAactgtttttctttttcctcaATTAACTGCTGTAAAAATTTTGCCAACTGCTGCTTtgcatataaatttttttttatgttattaaaattatcatcatttttaaaGGTAGAAGGCAATAAATTCGgatatattttcaaaaagaCAGGAAGTAAAAATTCAGCAAAtggaataataataaaaaatgaaaatggaATTAATTTAAACATATCATTCATTGTTCTTATCAACAATTTATATTCAGAATAAGATAGTCTGTGCCCTTTTAGTCTCTTAATAATTAagttttttgatattttcatattcgttaaaaatagaagaatgCCTGTTTTGACCCAAACTAATGTAtgttttacattttttttcatattattataataaacaattaataaagatgGTTGCAATAtgacattttttatttcccaGCACCCTTTTTTTAagtaagaaaataaagaacgCATTACATTTGAActcttattaaaaattttcattaatttattttcattatcattttttttcactttttttttttttaacatattaATCATATTTATATCTTCTGAATTTCCaaatgaattatatttactttcagatttattattatcattatttatactattacttgtattattattattatcattatcgtttttcttcttattattactattattataattattgcTATCACAttgtatttctttttttattttttcttgtgattcttctttttttgagttttcattatttttgttattttgaaatatatcattttctCTTAAACCGTTCGATTGAGTAGAAAAGCAACTTTTTCttacacttttttttataaaattttcttttattgcATTAaacttattttcatttagtatattattataataattaaaatttacttttttatttgaatcaCATTTATCTTGAAtcaagaaaatatttttactcataatatttacatatggggatttattcatatttaatttactcttaaaacatttttctttttcattctttatatttttaaaaaataaatttacatcattttcttttgtaAGTTTATGATAATTATAGAGCGATTCCCTTTTAATATTAGCAcatctttttataaaaaggtaattatttatctttattttgcTAAAtctcattttaaaaaaaaaaaaaaaaatatatttttcaattatttatattattttattttattttattttttttttttttttttgaattaaaaaaaaaaaaaaagaaacaaacaAACAGCAAGAAACAGtctaattataaatatatattaatacaaCATTATTGTTCTTTAACAAtcagtttttttttcttgaggATTTTTTGTAATTAGTATCCATTTGttaactttttatatattaatatattatacgcattttaatatttattaaaaatgtataataGTTTAATTATTCATTCATTAAATagcatattatatatatatatatatatatatatatatatatatatatatttatatatataatattaataacatagtcatataattaataaaaagagtttattttatgataatttctaataataatttatataaataacataaagtaataaataaatatagttaaaaaaaaaaacttttaagaaaaagattatatataaaaaaataagtaaattaAAAGCATAAAAAAAGTCAAGATATATTCTaagaaaaatacaaaatattttaaattttatttattttatattaatttttttttttttcttttttttaattaaaattcatgtttttgataaattaaatttcttttacttttaagaaaaaattaataaaaaaattttcataaaaatataatgtagaatatatcaattaaaaaatacacaatataaaaaaaattttaatctGCATATATGAACATGcgtgaattttttttttttttttgatatgaAATTTCATAtacaaatttaaataaaatatattatattattttcttcaataataaaaagaaagatgttcttaaaaagaaaaaaactatATGAACAATAAGAGCttttaaaagtaataatgtttgttttttattatattatttttttttcttttttattttttattgaagaAATTTTCCATAGATAAATTTTAAGTAGCATTTAaagagtttttttttttcgtttttgcatatatatttaaataatatacaatctaaattttaaaaactgAAGTGTaagaaataaatacatttatacacatatattatttaaacatacacgtatattttattttttgtaaatatttaaaaatacatagattaatttttttaaaaaaattgtgaaattatgaaaaatattataaacatAAACAAACTTTTAAACAGTaaagtttattttattggagatttaattttatctaaaaaaaaaaaaagaataaaatacaGAAACAGACAAGGAAACAAATAATAGAAGTtaacatttatataaaaataagaatatttaaaataaagaaaaaaatataaaaaaaaaaaaagctaaaAACTAACGTTTTAAAATATGtcaataaaagaagaaaaaattattaacaaGTAAAACAATGATAATACTATTAACTATACTGAAATTTCTTATAGGAAAATATACcaataaatacataaaagtaattaaaaatatatgtataaataatattaagaattatatttttgaagAAATTGAATTCAATCAACTTTCCTTTAATTGCtatgataatattaaaaaatcaaaaaataaaagaaaagaaaataacaaTAACAACAATGGAAATTTTAATGGTTCAGAAGAAAAGATAAATGACTATTTAGTGtatttaaattcattaaaaaaaaagaaaaatgatttattatttaatatattttatataggCAAATTAGAAATTGATTGGAGTAACAATTTTGACAATGGTCTAACTGTAAGtgttgaaaatatttttataaatataaaattaactgaaaaaaaaaaatattcgaATAATTgtgttataataaaaaataatataaaagaattaaataatggAGAAAATAATGTAACAgtaaaaagtaatttttttttttctaccttttttttcataactTTATGTATGAgcatcattaaaaaaaatatatataaatctgttaatatattttttaaatactttaTCAGTATTCTtacaaaatttaatatttatcaattttttaaaaaagtgttctttagatattttttaaaacattttttatgcattgatataaataacgttaatataatttttgaaGACAGCTTATTAGGAAAtcagaaaaatttatttttttctttttacatTAAGAATATTCACGTAAATAACtacaattatattaaaaatattaaaaaagaaacagCAAAACTAAGCTTTAATAATAGTAGTAATGGAAATGTTAAAACAAATGAAAAcatagaaatatttaaaatact from Plasmodium relictum strain SGS1 genome assembly, chromosome: 5 harbors:
- the DHFR-TS gene encoding bifunctional dihydrofolate reductase-thymidylate synthase, putative produces the protein MSEISHIFDIHAICACCKVENKNEKKKNEVFNNNTFRGIGNKCDLPWKSIPLDMKYFTTVTTYVDESKYGKLKYKREKYLEKTANDTNYLENIMQSSNNLQNVVVMGRTSWESIPKKYKPLDNRINVVLSKTLKKEDIKEDDVIVINNVDDLLLLLRKLKYYKCFIIGGAIVYNEFLQRNLIKKIYFTRINSTYECDVFFPEIKDTEYEITSLSDVYNYKGVTLNFVIYKRKKELLNNRNLNEYNKETDRYFLDIPNNCFNGKNDYKNIDDEDDYVYFNFINTKEKKNFEACEDFKIYNSLKYKYHPEYQYLNIVYDVITSGNKQNDRTGVGILSKFGYMMKFDLSQYFPLLTTKKVFIRGIIEELLWFIRGETNGNTLLNKNVRIWEANGTREFLDNRKLFDREVNDLGPIYGFQWRHFGAEYTNMHDNYENKGIDQLKNIINLIKNEPTSRRIILCAWNVKDLDQMALPPCHILCQFYVFDGKLSCIMYQRSCDLGLGVPFNIASYSIFTYMIAQVCNLQPAQFIHILGNAHVYNNHVDSLKKQLNRIPYPFPTLKLNPDIKNIEDFTCSDFTIENYVHHDKISMDMAA
- a CDS encoding LETM1-like protein, putative, which codes for MRFSKIKINNYLFIKRCANIKRESLYNYHKLTKENDVNLFFKNIKNEKEKCFKSKLNMNKSPYVNIMSKNIFLIQDKCDSNKKVNFNYYNNILNENKFNAIKENFIKKSVRKSCFSTQSNGLRENDIFQNNKNNENSKKEESQEKIKKEIQCDSNNYNNSNNKKKNDNDNNNNTSNSINNDNNKSESKYNSFGNSEDINMINMLKKKKVKKNDNENKLMKIFNKSSNVMRSLFSYLKKGCWEIKNVILQPSLLIVYYNNMKKNVKHTLVWVKTGILLFLTNMKISKNLIIKRLKGHRLSYSEYKLLIRTMNDMFKLIPFSFFIIIPFAEFLLPVFLKIYPNLLPSTFKNDDNFNNIKKNLYAKQQLAKFLQQLIEEKEKQLNENIDIDSDKKKTILNKFHQQLINKDEEDINPFLSVADTLKIAKIFKEDFVLDQMNLKTLQTICHLLGLKPYGMHYHVVLQLRHHFLRLQREDRELIYEGVDNLKKNTLIEICKDRGMNFNTSEKEMKLQIQQWLQLASIKEVPYILLLYIRCVVVTHAIMDIHDSNKISNIPNEKNAKSSNINDKQKLIQEAKEKLDDLKMKEEEIKKNINKETDEEITEHKEKKMKMHFLKKNKYMQNELNLLKHICDLQHKELKIAFTSLTDLAEKKQSCDINEIIKNMSARLLDIEKHISELNAHKQVEMDEYFYPEDEKSDDIMNLKN